One segment of Tamlana crocina DNA contains the following:
- a CDS encoding mechanosensitive ion channel domain-containing protein: MIQNLENIEEKIKESSAWESVQNFLNLHINFTEKISVSIMDLIIVVTAIFITTIFLRVVLKLLTKNLPENDKSKFNVVYGYFRWLVYLVILLITLHSVGVNVTAVFAASAALLIGIGLALQTLFQDIISGVFILVDQTVHVGDIIEIEGKIGRVEEIKLRTTRAVTIDNKVLIIPNHLYLENSLYNWTQNGTTTRESVNVGVAYGSDVQLVKKLLLQAASTHPDVLSEPEPTVVFTDFGDSSLNFKIAFSINDSFKAQFPKSDIRFEIDKLFRENNITIPFPQRDVHIYNESK, translated from the coding sequence ATGATTCAGAACCTGGAAAACATCGAGGAAAAAATAAAAGAAAGTTCGGCTTGGGAGAGTGTTCAAAACTTTCTGAATCTCCATATCAATTTCACTGAAAAGATTAGCGTTTCTATTATGGACCTCATCATAGTAGTTACCGCTATTTTTATTACCACCATTTTTTTAAGGGTGGTTTTAAAACTTCTGACCAAAAATTTACCAGAAAACGACAAATCGAAATTCAATGTGGTTTATGGCTATTTTAGGTGGCTGGTCTATTTGGTCATCCTACTTATTACCCTGCATTCGGTAGGCGTTAATGTTACGGCCGTTTTTGCTGCTTCTGCTGCCTTGCTCATTGGTATTGGCTTGGCATTGCAAACCTTGTTTCAGGATATTATTTCAGGTGTTTTTATTCTTGTTGACCAAACCGTTCACGTGGGCGATATCATTGAAATTGAAGGCAAAATAGGCCGGGTTGAAGAAATTAAATTAAGAACCACCAGGGCTGTAACGATTGATAACAAAGTTTTAATCATTCCCAACCATTTGTATTTAGAAAACAGTTTATATAACTGGACTCAAAATGGCACTACCACAAGAGAATCGGTTAACGTTGGTGTAGCTTACGGCAGTGATGTACAATTGGTTAAAAAACTATTATTGCAGGCTGCAAGCACCCACCCCGATGTGTTGAGCGAACCCGAACCCACTGTTGTTTTTACCGATTTTGGCGATAGCTCACTTAACTTTAAAATAGCTTTTTCTATTAACGATAGCTTTAAAGCACAATTTCCTAAAAGCGATATTCGGTTTGAAATAGATAAACTCTTTAGGGAAAACAACATCACTATCCCATTCCCACAAAGAGATGTACACATTTACAACGAAAGTAAATAA
- a CDS encoding DUF6268 family outer membrane beta-barrel protein — MAIKLKTLFLMLLLFQFSHAQLTDLARLEYSFIPKSDSEDQYTRLRALLNYPIELKNDSYLVIGGEYNNVILNLEDRYPFDTSTFNKIHVIDLNIGYTFKWNEKWRFGAKFNPRIASTLTQSLTSDDYFMNGGIYAINDRTDANDLKRPYRLILGLTYNATTGIPFPLPFVSYYREVNAHWSFNLGVPKSNVKYALNEKNNIQAFVGLDGYLGHLQEPSVINGESVDHISMSVVVGGLGYEYLLSKHLVGYLYTGYTFRMNNVLRNKDRDEIFKLDDINAFYLRTGIKLKI; from the coding sequence ATGGCCATTAAACTAAAAACCCTGTTTTTAATGCTGCTATTGTTTCAATTTAGCCATGCGCAACTTACCGATTTGGCACGTTTGGAATATTCATTCATTCCAAAGTCAGATTCCGAAGACCAATACACCAGACTGAGAGCGCTTTTAAACTACCCCATCGAACTTAAAAACGATTCGTATTTGGTGATTGGTGGCGAATACAACAACGTTATACTCAACCTAGAGGACCGTTACCCCTTCGATACCTCTACGTTCAATAAAATCCATGTTATCGACCTTAACATTGGTTACACTTTTAAATGGAACGAAAAGTGGCGGTTTGGCGCCAAGTTCAACCCGAGAATCGCTTCTACGTTAACCCAATCGCTCACTTCTGATGATTATTTTATGAACGGTGGGATTTACGCCATAAATGATCGCACTGACGCTAATGACCTAAAACGACCGTACCGACTCATTTTAGGGCTAACCTACAATGCCACCACCGGCATACCCTTCCCTTTGCCTTTTGTAAGTTACTACCGCGAGGTTAACGCCCATTGGAGCTTTAATTTAGGGGTGCCAAAATCGAATGTAAAATACGCCCTAAACGAAAAAAATAACATACAAGCCTTTGTGGGTCTTGATGGCTATTTGGGACATTTACAGGAGCCTTCTGTAATAAACGGCGAAAGCGTAGACCACATTTCTATGTCGGTTGTTGTTGGCGGTTTGGGCTACGAATATTTGCTATCCAAACATTTGGTAGGGTATTTGTATACAGGTTACACATTTAGAATGAACAATGTTTTGCGCAACAAAGACCGCGACGAAATTTTTAAATTAGACGACATCAATGCCTTTTATTTAAGAACGGGAATAAAACTTAAAATATAG
- a CDS encoding sigma-54 dependent transcriptional regulator produces MPKILVIEDEAAIRRVLVKILSEENDTYKVEESEDGLSGIEKIKNDDFDLVLCDIKMPKMDGVEVLEAIKKIKPEIPIVMISGHGDLDTAVNTMRLGAFDYISKPPDLNRLLNTVRNALDRKELVVENKILKKKVSKKYEMIGESDGIVQIKDMIDKVAPTDARVLITGPNGTGKELVAHWLHEKSARVKGNLIEVNCAAIPSELIESELFGHVKGAFTSANKDRAGKFEAANGGTIFLDEIGDMSLSAQAKVLRALQENKIQRVGSDKDIKVDVRIVAATNKNLKQEIEDGKFREDLYHRLAVILIKVPALNDRREDIPLLINHFAKKISEEQGTANKSFSDKAIKLLQEYDWTGNIRELRNVVERLIILGGNEVSEQDVKAFASK; encoded by the coding sequence ATGCCAAAAATATTAGTAATTGAAGACGAAGCCGCCATTAGAAGAGTGTTGGTAAAAATCCTTTCGGAAGAAAACGATACTTATAAAGTTGAGGAATCTGAAGATGGTTTGAGCGGCATAGAAAAAATAAAAAACGACGATTTCGATTTAGTGCTTTGCGATATTAAAATGCCAAAAATGGATGGCGTTGAAGTATTGGAAGCTATAAAAAAAATCAAACCAGAAATACCTATTGTAATGATATCTGGCCACGGTGATTTAGATACCGCTGTAAACACGATGCGTTTGGGAGCGTTCGATTATATTTCGAAACCGCCAGATTTAAACCGACTACTTAATACTGTTAGGAATGCTTTGGATCGCAAGGAACTGGTTGTTGAAAATAAAATCCTAAAAAAGAAGGTCAGCAAAAAATACGAAATGATTGGCGAAAGCGATGGCATCGTTCAAATAAAGGATATGATTGATAAGGTGGCACCCACCGATGCCCGAGTTCTTATTACAGGTCCCAACGGTACCGGAAAAGAATTGGTAGCCCATTGGCTTCATGAAAAAAGCGCCCGTGTCAAAGGCAATTTAATTGAAGTGAACTGTGCCGCTATCCCTTCCGAATTGATAGAAAGCGAACTGTTCGGTCATGTAAAAGGGGCGTTTACCAGCGCCAATAAAGACCGCGCCGGAAAATTTGAAGCTGCCAACGGAGGTACTATTTTCTTGGATGAAATTGGCGACATGAGTCTTTCTGCACAGGCCAAAGTGCTCCGTGCCTTGCAGGAAAACAAAATACAGCGAGTAGGCAGCGACAAAGACATAAAAGTGGATGTGCGCATTGTTGCCGCCACCAATAAAAACTTAAAACAAGAAATTGAGGACGGTAAATTCCGTGAGGATTTGTACCACAGATTGGCCGTTATTTTGATAAAAGTCCCTGCTTTGAACGACAGACGTGAAGACATTCCGTTACTCATTAATCATTTCGCAAAAAAAATATCAGAAGAACAAGGTACTGCGAACAAATCCTTTTCAGACAAAGCCATTAAACTGTTGCAGGAATATGATTGGACCGGAAACATTCGCGAACTTAGAAATGTCGTGGAACGATTAATTATTTTAGGTGGAAATGAAGTGAGTGAACAGGATGTAAAAGCCTTTGCTTCAAAGTAA
- a CDS encoding YceI family protein, with product MMRKPFATLLVITALSVSVLCCKNKAKEAETTEAEMPATAEATAESYKANVDASTIEWKGFKPTGEHYGTIDIESGTFDVTNGEVVGGSFVIDMNSIVVSDLPADDEKNTKLTGHLKSDDFFDVEKYPNAVFTITGAENGEGKTMLSGNLTLKDAKNNITFPVTVSQNGDELTLESENFTIDRSKWNVKYGSKSFFDDLGDKFINDDIELKVTVKATKA from the coding sequence ATGATGAGAAAGCCATTTGCAACACTATTAGTTATAACCGCTTTATCGGTTAGTGTTTTATGCTGTAAGAATAAAGCCAAGGAAGCCGAAACCACCGAAGCCGAAATGCCTGCCACTGCCGAGGCCACTGCCGAAAGCTACAAGGCGAATGTGGATGCCTCGACCATTGAGTGGAAAGGGTTTAAGCCTACAGGCGAACACTATGGCACAATTGATATAGAAAGCGGCACTTTTGATGTAACCAATGGAGAAGTTGTTGGCGGTTCGTTTGTTATTGATATGAACTCTATCGTGGTGAGCGATTTACCAGCTGACGATGAAAAGAACACCAAGCTTACGGGACATTTAAAAAGTGACGATTTTTTTGATGTTGAAAAGTACCCTAATGCTGTTTTTACAATTACCGGAGCTGAAAATGGAGAAGGAAAAACCATGCTGTCGGGTAATTTAACTTTGAAGGATGCTAAAAACAACATTACCTTTCCGGTGACGGTATCGCAAAATGGCGATGAACTGACTTTAGAGAGTGAAAATTTTACAATTGACCGCTCTAAATGGAACGTAAAATACGGTTCTAAATCGTTTTTTGATGACTTGGGCGATAAGTTTATTAACGACGATATCGAGTTAAAAGTAACTGTAAAAGCTACAAAGGCTTAG
- a CDS encoding peptidoglycan DD-metalloendopeptidase family protein, with the protein MHSNEFQKFLEIISAECFPVLGKSIAKTKYAPIDLSESNPELTDEDLSSTAKFTEFINNHLKTNKATVAYGGYLEQRNIYKRSPYFNVENADSRNIHLGIDLWCAAETPVYAPLDGVVHSFKNNTNFGDYGPTIILKHDKNGVVFFTLYGHLSLASITNLKIGQNFKKGTIIGALGGASVNGDYPPHLHFQIIKDLQDFIGDYPGVCRKSDLTFYESNCLKPDLLLRL; encoded by the coding sequence GTGCACTCCAATGAATTCCAAAAATTCTTAGAAATCATCAGCGCCGAATGTTTTCCGGTGTTGGGCAAGTCCATTGCTAAAACCAAGTACGCACCGATTGATTTATCAGAAAGCAATCCGGAATTGACCGATGAAGATTTATCGTCCACAGCTAAGTTCACTGAATTTATCAATAACCACCTGAAAACCAATAAAGCAACTGTCGCTTATGGTGGTTATTTGGAACAACGCAATATTTACAAACGCAGCCCATATTTTAATGTTGAAAACGCCGATAGTCGAAACATCCATTTGGGTATCGATTTGTGGTGTGCTGCCGAAACGCCCGTTTACGCTCCGTTGGATGGTGTGGTGCACAGTTTTAAAAACAACACCAACTTTGGCGATTACGGCCCCACCATTATTTTAAAACACGACAAAAACGGTGTTGTGTTTTTTACGCTTTACGGGCATTTAAGTTTGGCCTCGATAACTAATTTAAAAATAGGGCAAAATTTTAAAAAGGGAACTATAATTGGTGCTTTGGGCGGTGCTTCTGTAAACGGGGATTATCCGCCACATTTGCACTTCCAGATCATAAAAGACCTGCAAGATTTTATAGGCGATTACCCAGGAGTGTGTCGAAAAAGCGATTTAACGTTTTATGAAAGTAATTGTCTTAAACCTGATTTGTTGTTACGGTTGTGA
- the rimO gene encoding 30S ribosomal protein S12 methylthiotransferase RimO — protein sequence MRTKSLKKNKINVVTLGCSKNVYDSEVLMGQLKASGKDVVHEDEGNIVVINTCGFINNAKEESVNTILEYVQKKEEGDVDKVFVTGCLSERYKPDLVKEIPNVDQYFGTTELPGLLKALGADYKHELIGERLTTTPKNYAYLKIAEGCDRPCSFCAIPIMRGKHRSTPIEDLVTEAEKLAANGVKELILIAQDLTYYGLDLYKKRNLAELLEALVKVDGVEWIRLHYAFPTGFPMDVLEVMNREPKICNYLDIPLQHISDDILKSMRRGTTKEKTTKLLKEFRATVPNMTIRTTLIVGYPGETEENFQELKQWVQDMRFERLGCFTYSHEENTHAFNLEDDVHEEVKIDRANQIMEVQSQISWELNQKKIGQEFKVVIDRKEGNYFVGRTEFDSPDVDNEVLIDASKTYLKTGEFATVKIIDAEDFDLYGEVIS from the coding sequence ATGCGTACAAAATCCTTAAAGAAAAACAAGATTAATGTGGTAACATTGGGCTGTAGTAAAAATGTTTACGACAGTGAAGTGCTTATGGGGCAATTAAAGGCCAGCGGAAAAGATGTGGTGCACGAGGATGAAGGCAATATTGTGGTCATCAACACCTGCGGTTTCATCAATAATGCCAAGGAAGAAAGCGTCAATACCATTTTGGAGTACGTTCAAAAAAAGGAAGAAGGCGATGTGGATAAAGTGTTTGTAACGGGCTGTTTGAGCGAGCGTTATAAACCAGATTTGGTAAAGGAAATTCCGAATGTAGATCAGTATTTCGGTACTACCGAATTACCCGGGTTGTTGAAAGCCTTGGGCGCCGATTACAAACATGAATTGATTGGCGAACGTTTGACTACCACGCCAAAAAACTACGCTTATTTAAAAATTGCTGAAGGTTGCGATAGGCCGTGTTCGTTTTGTGCCATTCCGATTATGCGCGGAAAACACCGCAGTACGCCTATTGAAGATTTGGTGACCGAAGCCGAAAAACTGGCCGCCAATGGCGTAAAGGAATTGATTCTTATTGCTCAGGATTTGACTTATTACGGACTCGATTTATACAAAAAAAGGAATTTGGCAGAATTGCTCGAAGCTTTGGTAAAAGTGGATGGCGTGGAATGGATTCGTTTGCATTATGCGTTCCCGACGGGGTTCCCCATGGACGTTCTGGAAGTGATGAACCGCGAACCGAAAATCTGTAATTATTTGGATATTCCGTTACAACATATTTCAGATGACATTCTGAAAAGTATGCGTCGCGGTACCACCAAAGAGAAAACCACTAAATTGCTTAAGGAATTTAGAGCCACCGTTCCGAACATGACCATCAGAACCACACTTATTGTGGGGTATCCCGGCGAAACCGAGGAAAATTTCCAAGAGTTGAAGCAATGGGTGCAGGATATGCGTTTTGAGCGTTTAGGCTGTTTTACTTATAGCCATGAGGAAAATACCCATGCCTTTAATTTGGAAGATGATGTGCACGAGGAAGTAAAAATAGATCGTGCCAACCAAATTATGGAAGTACAATCGCAAATTTCGTGGGAACTGAACCAGAAGAAAATCGGTCAGGAATTTAAAGTGGTGATTGATAGAAAAGAAGGTAATTATTTTGTTGGACGCACCGAGTTCGATTCGCCCGACGTGGATAACGAAGTATTGATTGACGCCAGTAAAACCTATTTAAAAACTGGTGAGTTTGCTACCGTAAAAATTATTGATGCTGAAGATTTCGACCTTTATGGGGAAGTGATAAGCTAA
- a CDS encoding SRPBCC domain-containing protein: MAHNIYHNFLIKASPKEVFDGVSQPKHLDNWWTLKSSGIPEIGAEYNLNFTDKYDWYCKVSKVIPNQSFHLKMSKADADWSPTTFGFDLEKTEKGTMVLFSHINWPEANNHFKHSSFCWALLLNGLKNYLEKGIVVPFEDRE; this comes from the coding sequence ATGGCACACAATATCTACCATAACTTTCTAATCAAAGCTTCCCCAAAAGAAGTCTTTGACGGTGTGTCGCAACCCAAACATCTCGATAATTGGTGGACGCTAAAATCTTCTGGAATACCAGAAATTGGTGCAGAGTACAATCTCAATTTTACCGATAAATACGATTGGTACTGTAAAGTTTCAAAGGTGATTCCAAACCAATCCTTCCATTTAAAAATGTCTAAGGCCGATGCTGACTGGAGTCCCACAACCTTCGGCTTCGATTTAGAAAAAACCGAAAAGGGCACCATGGTTCTATTTAGCCATATCAATTGGCCCGAAGCGAATAATCACTTTAAACATTCGTCCTTTTGTTGGGCATTGTTGCTAAACGGACTTAAAAACTATTTAGAAAAAGGCATCGTAGTGCCTTTCGAGGATCGAGAGTAA
- the ftsY gene encoding signal recognition particle-docking protein FtsY produces the protein MSFFKKIFSSEKKETLDKGLEKSKTSFFGKLSKAVAGKSKVDDEVLDNLEEVLVTSDVGVNTTLKVIERIEERVSKDKYLGTDELNQILREEIAGLLSETNSGEETDYTIPELPKLENGKKTPYVLMVVGVNGVGKTTTIGKLAYQFKKKGLKVVLGAADTFRAAAIDQLQIWADRVEVPMVRQDMGSDPASVAFDALKSGVNQDADVIIIDTAGRLHNKVNLMNELSKVKRVMQKVVGDAPHDVLLVLDGSTGQNAFEQAKQFTAATEVTSLAVTKLDGTAKGGVVIGISDQFQIPVKYIGVGEGIEDLQVFNKFEFVDSFFK, from the coding sequence ATGAGCTTTTTTAAAAAAATATTTTCTTCCGAAAAAAAGGAAACCCTAGATAAGGGGTTGGAAAAATCAAAAACCAGTTTTTTTGGTAAACTGAGCAAGGCGGTAGCCGGAAAATCGAAAGTGGACGATGAGGTACTCGATAACCTCGAAGAAGTTTTGGTAACCAGCGATGTCGGTGTAAACACCACGTTAAAGGTCATTGAACGCATCGAGGAGCGGGTTTCAAAAGATAAATATTTGGGTACGGACGAGCTTAACCAAATCCTTAGAGAAGAAATTGCAGGTCTTTTAAGTGAAACCAATTCTGGCGAAGAAACCGATTATACTATCCCCGAACTGCCAAAACTGGAAAACGGAAAAAAGACGCCGTACGTACTTATGGTGGTTGGGGTAAATGGCGTGGGTAAAACGACTACCATTGGTAAGTTGGCTTATCAGTTTAAAAAGAAAGGATTAAAAGTGGTTTTAGGGGCTGCCGATACCTTTAGGGCCGCTGCGATAGACCAACTTCAAATTTGGGCCGATAGGGTAGAGGTGCCTATGGTGCGCCAAGATATGGGCAGTGATCCAGCTTCGGTGGCGTTCGATGCACTGAAATCGGGTGTAAATCAAGATGCCGATGTCATTATTATCGATACGGCTGGCCGTTTGCACAACAAAGTCAACTTGATGAACGAGTTAAGCAAAGTAAAACGCGTGATGCAAAAAGTAGTGGGCGATGCGCCACACGATGTGCTTTTGGTGTTGGATGGTTCTACTGGTCAAAATGCATTCGAACAGGCGAAACAATTTACTGCAGCAACCGAGGTGACCTCATTGGCAGTGACTAAATTGGATGGTACGGCAAAAGGTGGTGTGGTGATTGGTATTTCAGACCAGTTTCAAATTCCCGTTAAATATATTGGCGTTGGCGAGGGTATTGAAGACTTGCAGGTGTTCAATAAGTTTGAATTCGTCGATTCATTTTTTAAATAA
- a CDS encoding DUF4295 domain-containing protein: protein MAKKSVASLQTGSKRLTKAIKMVKSPKTGAYMFVESIMSPEEVNDFLSKN from the coding sequence ATGGCAAAGAAATCAGTAGCATCATTACAAACAGGATCTAAAAGATTAACAAAAGCAATAAAAATGGTAAAGTCGCCAAAAACAGGTGCTTACATGTTTGTTGAATCTATCATGAGTCCAGAAGAAGTAAACGACTTTTTAAGCAAAAACTAA
- the rpmG gene encoding 50S ribosomal protein L33 has protein sequence MAKKGNRVQVILECTEHKESGQPGTSRYITTKNKKNTPERMEIKKFNPILKRMTVHKEIK, from the coding sequence ATGGCAAAGAAAGGCAACAGAGTACAGGTAATTTTAGAGTGCACCGAGCACAAGGAGTCTGGTCAACCCGGAACTTCAAGATATATTACTACCAAAAACAAAAAGAATACGCCAGAAAGAATGGAGATTAAAAAATTCAATCCTATTCTTAAGCGTATGACAGTTCATAAAGAAATCAAATAA
- the rpmB gene encoding 50S ribosomal protein L28 translates to MSRVCELTGKKAMVGNNVSHALNRTKRKFNANLVKKRFYIPEEDSWITLKVSTSALKTINKIGISAAIKEAKSKGFLK, encoded by the coding sequence ATGTCAAGAGTTTGTGAACTTACAGGGAAGAAGGCTATGGTTGGAAACAACGTGTCTCATGCATTAAACAGAACTAAGCGCAAATTTAACGCGAACTTGGTAAAGAAACGTTTTTACATTCCAGAAGAAGACAGCTGGATAACTTTAAAAGTTTCTACATCTGCTTTAAAAACTATCAACAAAATAGGTATATCTGCAGCGATTAAAGAAGCAAAATCAAAAGGATTTTTAAAATAA
- a CDS encoding competence/damage-inducible protein A, translated as MLAEIITIGDELLIGQVIDTNSAFIAKQLNKIGVSVYQITSVQDEKEHILKAMNEAENRADIIILTGGLGPTKDDITKKTIAEYFDDVLVKNDAVLENIESIWKQHVRTRLLQVNRDQALIPSKSKPLMNTLGTAPGMWMEKGEKVFVSLPGVPYEMQALVENEMLPKLKEKYHCPYILHRTLMVYGLGESDLAERIEPWENELPKHIKLAYLPNLGQMRLRLSTRGFDEVLLKKEVEEQINKVLPYIKDEFAGFEDDEGSVEIVIAKQLTKIGKTLAIAESCTGGGVAERFTVNSGASAFFKGGVVCYATQSKINVLNVPKALIEAHSVVSSQVAEAMAENALNLFQSDYAIATTGNAGPTKGDSDAEVGTVFVAIATKKGVYSQKFNFGNLRLKVINKAINKALEMLLKEIFKNT; from the coding sequence ATGCTGGCCGAGATCATTACCATCGGCGACGAACTTCTTATCGGGCAAGTTATAGATACTAATTCTGCGTTTATTGCCAAACAGCTTAACAAGATAGGTGTGTCCGTTTACCAGATAACTTCTGTTCAGGACGAAAAGGAACATATCCTAAAGGCTATGAACGAAGCCGAAAACCGAGCGGATATCATAATTCTTACCGGTGGATTGGGGCCTACAAAAGACGATATTACAAAAAAAACCATTGCGGAATATTTTGATGATGTGTTGGTTAAAAACGATGCGGTTCTCGAAAACATCGAATCGATTTGGAAACAGCACGTTCGCACGAGGCTTCTGCAAGTAAATCGAGATCAGGCGCTTATTCCTTCGAAATCCAAGCCCTTAATGAACACTTTGGGAACAGCCCCGGGCATGTGGATGGAAAAAGGTGAAAAAGTGTTTGTGTCACTTCCGGGAGTGCCCTACGAAATGCAGGCTTTGGTTGAAAACGAAATGCTGCCCAAATTAAAGGAAAAGTACCATTGCCCCTATATTTTGCACCGAACGCTTATGGTTTACGGTTTGGGCGAAAGCGATTTGGCCGAACGTATCGAACCTTGGGAAAACGAACTCCCCAAGCACATTAAATTGGCATACTTACCCAATTTGGGACAAATGCGATTGCGTTTATCCACACGAGGTTTTGATGAAGTCCTTCTAAAAAAGGAAGTGGAAGAACAAATTAACAAAGTGCTTCCGTACATAAAAGATGAATTTGCTGGTTTTGAGGACGATGAAGGTTCCGTAGAAATCGTAATAGCCAAACAGCTCACCAAAATAGGTAAAACATTGGCTATCGCCGAAAGCTGTACCGGTGGAGGTGTGGCAGAGCGTTTCACTGTAAATTCTGGAGCTTCGGCCTTTTTTAAAGGTGGTGTGGTTTGCTATGCTACACAATCCAAAATCAATGTTTTGAATGTGCCAAAGGCGCTTATCGAAGCCCATTCGGTAGTGAGTTCGCAAGTAGCAGAAGCTATGGCCGAAAATGCACTTAATCTTTTTCAATCCGATTATGCCATCGCCACAACGGGCAATGCCGGGCCCACAAAAGGCGATTCCGATGCCGAAGTCGGTACCGTTTTCGTTGCCATTGCTACAAAAAAAGGCGTATATTCGCAAAAATTCAACTTCGGAAATCTGCGCTTAAAAGTGATAAACAAAGCCATAAACAAAGCTTTGGAAATGCTCTTAAAAGAAATTTTTAAAAATACCTAA
- a CDS encoding Hpt domain-containing protein, producing MELNYKLHRVRELADNDEDFIKALAETFLEEVPVDAERLKVAVAEEDYHNAYQAAHKMKPTVDLFELGVLDTLIEVQDWGKFEKRDMDISKELDIVLTAVEKASAEIKSDFKL from the coding sequence ATGGAATTAAACTACAAACTACACCGAGTAAGAGAATTAGCCGATAACGACGAAGATTTTATCAAAGCGTTGGCCGAAACGTTCTTGGAGGAAGTTCCTGTTGATGCAGAGCGACTGAAGGTTGCCGTAGCAGAAGAAGATTATCACAATGCCTACCAAGCAGCCCATAAAATGAAACCGACGGTAGATTTATTTGAACTTGGTGTGCTCGACACCCTAATTGAAGTACAGGATTGGGGTAAATTTGAAAAACGTGACATGGATATATCCAAAGAGTTGGATATTGTGCTCACGGCTGTAGAAAAAGCTTCTGCAGAAATTAAATCCGATTTTAAATTGTAA
- a CDS encoding fumarylacetoacetate hydrolase family protein, which produces MKLICIGRNYTEHIKELENEKPTEPVVFLKPDTAILLKKQPFFIPDFSNDVHYEVEVLVKINRVGKYIDKKFAHKYYNEIGLGIDFTARDLQKQLKDKGLPWEKAKSFDGAAVIGKWMDKSEVVDLDRLGFSLKKNDKIVQNGNTSHMLWKIDELIEYVSKYFTLKIGDIIFTGTPSGVGQVQANDKLSGFIENREMFSITVK; this is translated from the coding sequence ATGAAATTAATCTGCATAGGAAGAAATTATACCGAGCACATAAAAGAACTGGAAAATGAAAAACCTACCGAACCGGTGGTGTTTTTAAAGCCCGATACGGCCATTTTGCTGAAAAAGCAACCGTTTTTTATTCCAGATTTTTCGAACGATGTACATTATGAGGTTGAGGTTTTGGTAAAAATCAATCGGGTAGGGAAGTACATCGATAAAAAATTTGCCCATAAATATTACAACGAAATAGGTTTGGGTATCGATTTTACCGCCCGCGATTTGCAAAAGCAATTGAAGGACAAAGGCTTGCCTTGGGAAAAGGCGAAAAGTTTTGATGGCGCAGCGGTAATTGGTAAATGGATGGATAAAAGTGAGGTTGTCGATTTGGACCGTTTAGGGTTTTCGTTAAAAAAGAACGATAAAATTGTACAAAACGGAAATACCAGCCACATGCTTTGGAAAATTGATGAATTAATAGAATATGTGTCGAAATATTTTACTTTGAAGATAGGAGATATTATATTTACAGGCACACCATCAGGAGTTGGTCAAGTTCAAGCCAATGATAAATTAAGTGGATTTATAGAAAACCGCGAAATGTTTTCAATAACAGTTAAGTAA